A section of the Thermus antranikianii DSM 12462 genome encodes:
- a CDS encoding HAD-IA family hydrolase produces the protein MLATLREVLPEKGRAVGAFDVVGLEWAEAILEGAETLGLPVILSVAPHLGGPPLRALAPGLRVLAEEARVPVALHLDHGESLGEVVEALKLGFTSVMLDGSHLPLEENIHLTRLAVEVARAYGAAVEGEVGAVPGGYGGEVSQEPVAYTDPLEARRYLEETGVDALAVSIGTRHGLHKGPVRLNLPLLEELGQLPVPLVLHGASGLSPEEYRALVARGIRKINLYADLALEAASVLKKVEAEDYELDGGHEGRPQGLGHGPDAPMVGKLKALLWDLDGTLAETEELHREAFNRAFAHFGLPFYWDQETYARLLWTTGGKERLKRALEETPGAPGLSWEEIAEVHRYKTDLYLRLLREEGVALRPGVRRVLAEAREAGVALALCTTTSPENAEAFLEGTGLLGWFSLVLAGDVVARKKPDPGIYLLAQEHLGLAPEEGVVVEDSRSGLLSALGAGFPVLITPSLYTLDQDCQEARALLPHLGEPGNPAPVLQGPRAGERVVVDLSYLEEVRGWWST, from the coding sequence ATGCTCGCCACCTTGCGGGAGGTTCTGCCGGAGAAGGGCCGGGCGGTGGGGGCCTTTGACGTGGTGGGCCTGGAGTGGGCGGAGGCCATCCTGGAGGGAGCGGAAACCCTGGGCCTTCCCGTCATCCTCAGCGTGGCTCCCCATTTGGGGGGGCCGCCTTTAAGGGCCCTGGCACCTGGGCTTAGGGTTTTGGCGGAAGAGGCCAGGGTACCCGTGGCCCTGCACCTGGACCATGGGGAAAGCCTCGGGGAGGTGGTGGAAGCCTTAAAGCTCGGCTTTACCAGCGTGATGCTGGATGGAAGCCACCTGCCCCTCGAGGAGAACATCCACTTGACCCGCCTGGCGGTGGAGGTGGCCCGGGCCTACGGGGCTGCGGTGGAAGGGGAGGTGGGGGCGGTGCCGGGAGGCTACGGGGGGGAGGTTTCCCAGGAACCGGTGGCCTACACGGATCCCTTGGAGGCCAGGCGCTACCTGGAGGAGACCGGGGTGGATGCTTTGGCGGTAAGCATCGGCACCCGCCACGGCCTGCACAAGGGGCCGGTGCGCTTGAACCTGCCCCTTTTGGAGGAACTCGGCCAGCTTCCCGTGCCCCTGGTCCTCCACGGGGCCTCGGGCCTGAGCCCGGAGGAGTACCGGGCCTTGGTGGCGAGGGGGATTCGCAAGATCAACCTGTATGCGGACCTGGCCCTCGAGGCGGCCTCGGTTCTGAAGAAAGTGGAGGCGGAAGACTATGAGCTTGATGGCGGCCATGAAGGAAGGCCTCAAGGACTTGGCCATGGCCCGGATGCGCCTATGGTGGGGAAGCTGAAGGCCCTTCTTTGGGATTTGGACGGCACCCTGGCGGAAACCGAGGAACTCCACCGGGAGGCCTTCAACCGGGCCTTCGCCCACTTTGGCCTTCCCTTTTACTGGGACCAGGAAACCTACGCCCGCCTGCTTTGGACCACAGGGGGGAAGGAGCGCCTGAAGCGAGCCCTGGAGGAAACCCCCGGGGCGCCTGGGCTTTCCTGGGAGGAGATCGCCGAGGTCCACCGGTACAAGACGGACCTTTACCTGAGGCTTCTGCGGGAGGAAGGGGTTGCGTTGCGGCCAGGGGTTCGCCGGGTTCTTGCGGAAGCCCGGGAGGCGGGGGTGGCCCTCGCCCTTTGCACCACCACCAGCCCGGAAAACGCCGAGGCCTTTCTGGAAGGCACGGGTCTATTGGGCTGGTTTTCCCTGGTTTTGGCCGGGGATGTGGTGGCAAGGAAGAAGCCGGATCCCGGCATCTACCTCCTGGCCCAGGAGCACCTGGGCTTGGCCCCGGAGGAGGGGGTGGTGGTGGAGGATTCCCGCAGTGGCCTCCTGAGCGCCTTGGGGGCGGGTTTCCCCGTGCTCATCACCCCAAGCCTTTATACCCTGGACCAGGACTGCCAAGAAGCCCGCGCCCTTCTTCCCCACCTGGGGGAGCCCGGGAACCCTGCGCCTGTGCTCCAGGGGCCAAGGGCCGGGGAGAGGGTGGTGGTGGACCTTTCCTACCTGGAGGAGGTGAGAGGATGGTGGAGCACCTGA
- a CDS encoding 2-phosphosulfolactate phosphatase has protein sequence MALDDFYPAGVSGKRLEASGFSPRGGMAHLALFLAETSSFPALSSSEAAKALVGVGLGEDVAECARVDVHGVVPRFLGMRGEGMAFGG, from the coding sequence ATGGCCCTGGACGACTTCTATCCTGCCGGGGTTAGCGGGAAACGCCTTGAGGCCTCGGGGTTTTCCCCGCGAGGGGGGATGGCTCATCTGGCCCTTTTCCTGGCAGAGACTTCTTCGTTCCCTGCTCTTTCCAGCAGCGAGGCTGCGAAGGCCCTGGTGGGGGTGGGTTTGGGGGAGGATGTGGCCGAGTGCGCCCGGGTGGACGTCCATGGGGTTGTCCCGCGCTTCTTGGGGATGCGGGGTGAGGGCATGGCCTTTGGAGGTTAG
- the tkt gene encoding transketolase: protein MTETKDLTRLSVNAIRFLAIDAVEKAKSGHPGMPMAMAPLAYLLYREVMRHNPLDPNWPDRDRFVLSAGHGSMLLYAILHLTGYNLPLEELKRFRQWGSKTPGHPEYGHTPGVEVTTGPLGQGISTAVGMALAEKKLAAEFNRPGYEVVNHYTYVLASDGDLMEGVSGEASSLAGHWRLSKLIVFWDNNHISIDGSTDLAFTEDVLARYRAYGWHTLRVEDANDLEALRHAIRLAQLDERPSLIAVRSHIGYGSPKQDSHKAHGEPLGPEAVEATRKNLGWPYPPFEVPEEVYRHMDMREKGRAWQEAWEELMEAYARAYPDLHQELLRRLKGGLPSLPEEPPAFDKPVATRAASGKALDAIAPRMPELLGGSADLTPSNNTQAQGMADFSPQNPTGRYLHFGVREHAMGAILNGLNLHGGYRAYGGTFLVFSDYMRPAIRLAALMGTPTVFVFTHDTIALGEDGPTHQPVEHLMSLRAMPNLWVIRPADAYETFYAWQVALRRKEGPTALILTRQVVPLLSPEKAKGALKGGYILEDAEDPEGILVATGSEVHLALKARALLAEKGRRVRVVSLPSFELFEAQPEEYRRKVLPPGLPTVAVEAGATLGWERYAHKVVGLDRFGASAPYPEVYEKLGFTPERVAGALEELL from the coding sequence ATGACCGAGACCAAGGACCTCACCCGCCTTTCGGTGAACGCCATACGGTTTTTGGCCATAGATGCCGTGGAAAAGGCCAAAAGCGGCCACCCCGGCATGCCCATGGCCATGGCTCCCCTGGCCTATCTTCTGTATCGCGAGGTCATGCGCCACAATCCCCTGGACCCGAACTGGCCGGATCGCGACCGCTTTGTCCTTTCCGCAGGGCATGGGTCCATGCTTCTTTACGCCATCCTCCACCTCACGGGCTATAACCTTCCCCTCGAGGAGCTCAAGCGCTTTCGCCAGTGGGGCTCCAAGACCCCGGGCCACCCCGAGTACGGCCACACCCCAGGGGTGGAGGTGACCACCGGCCCCCTGGGCCAGGGTATATCCACCGCCGTGGGCATGGCCCTGGCGGAGAAGAAGTTGGCTGCGGAGTTCAACCGCCCGGGCTACGAGGTGGTGAACCACTACACCTACGTGCTGGCCTCGGATGGGGACCTGATGGAGGGGGTTTCCGGGGAGGCCAGCTCCTTGGCAGGCCACTGGAGGCTTTCCAAGCTCATCGTGTTTTGGGATAACAACCACATCTCCATTGACGGCTCCACCGACCTGGCCTTCACCGAGGATGTCCTGGCGCGCTACCGGGCCTATGGATGGCACACCCTCAGGGTGGAGGATGCCAACGACCTCGAGGCCCTCCGCCACGCCATCCGCCTGGCCCAGTTAGACGAAAGGCCCTCCCTCATCGCTGTACGGAGCCACATCGGCTACGGATCCCCCAAGCAGGACTCCCACAAAGCTCACGGGGAGCCCTTGGGTCCGGAGGCGGTGGAGGCCACCCGCAAAAACCTGGGCTGGCCCTATCCTCCCTTTGAGGTGCCCGAGGAGGTTTACCGGCACATGGACATGCGGGAGAAGGGAAGGGCGTGGCAGGAAGCCTGGGAAGAGCTCATGGAGGCCTATGCCCGGGCCTATCCCGATCTCCACCAGGAGCTTTTGCGCCGCTTAAAGGGCGGCCTCCCTTCCCTTCCCGAGGAACCCCCAGCCTTTGACAAGCCCGTGGCCACCCGGGCAGCCAGCGGTAAGGCCCTGGATGCCATCGCCCCCAGGATGCCCGAGCTTCTTGGTGGGAGCGCCGACCTCACCCCCTCCAACAACACCCAAGCCCAGGGTATGGCGGATTTCTCCCCGCAGAACCCCACAGGGCGGTACCTTCACTTCGGGGTGCGGGAGCATGCCATGGGGGCCATCCTGAATGGCCTGAACTTGCACGGGGGCTACCGGGCCTACGGAGGCACCTTCTTGGTTTTCTCCGACTACATGCGCCCGGCTATCCGCTTGGCGGCCCTCATGGGTACCCCCACGGTCTTCGTCTTCACCCACGACACCATCGCCCTGGGGGAGGATGGCCCCACCCACCAGCCCGTGGAGCACCTTATGAGCCTTAGGGCTATGCCCAACCTCTGGGTCATCCGTCCTGCCGACGCCTACGAAACTTTCTATGCCTGGCAGGTGGCCCTAAGGCGCAAGGAAGGTCCTACGGCTCTCATCCTCACCCGCCAAGTGGTGCCCCTCCTTTCCCCGGAAAAGGCCAAAGGAGCCTTAAAAGGAGGCTACATCCTGGAGGATGCGGAAGACCCTGAGGGGATTTTGGTGGCTACGGGCAGTGAGGTGCACTTGGCCTTGAAGGCCAGGGCTCTCCTGGCGGAAAAAGGCCGCCGGGTGCGGGTGGTGAGCCTGCCTTCCTTTGAACTCTTTGAGGCCCAGCCTGAGGAGTACCGGCGGAAAGTGCTTCCTCCAGGCCTCCCCACCGTGGCGGTGGAGGCAGGGGCTACCCTGGGCTGGGAGCGGTACGCCCACAAGGTGGTGGGTCTGGACCGCTTCGGGGCCAGTGCCCCTTACCCTGAGGTCTACGAGAAGCTGGGCTTCACCCCGGAGAGGGTGGCGGGAGCTTTGGAAGAACTCCTATGA
- a CDS encoding DUF5615 family PIN-like protein: protein MKIVADEGVDAPIVARLRAEGHEVLYVAELAPGLRDQEVVALAKEREALLLTTDKDFGELVFLQGLVPGGVMLLRLEGLKPEEKWARVVWALQEHGSQLAQAFSVLTGKGLRIRKLP from the coding sequence GTGAAGATTGTCGCTGACGAAGGGGTAGACGCCCCGATTGTGGCACGGCTACGGGCTGAGGGCCACGAGGTCCTGTACGTGGCTGAGCTGGCCCCTGGGTTGAGAGATCAGGAGGTGGTGGCCTTAGCCAAGGAGAGGGAAGCCCTCCTTCTCACCACTGACAAGGACTTTGGCGAGCTGGTGTTTCTTCAGGGCTTGGTTCCCGGGGGAGTGATGCTTCTTCGTCTTGAGGGGTTAAAGCCAGAGGAAAAGTGGGCTCGGGTGGTATGGGCTCTACAGGAACATGGTTCCCAACTGGCTCAAGCGTTTTCCGTACTTACCGGTAAAGGTTTGAGGATACGGAAGCTCCCCTAA
- a CDS encoding DUF433 domain-containing protein, translating into MEARVIRDPEVMLGKPVVAGTRITVEEILRRLAAGETPEEVLAAHPRLTPEGLRAALLYAAETLGAEVYYPVPEKVA; encoded by the coding sequence ATGGAAGCCCGGGTCATCAGGGATCCCGAGGTGATGCTGGGCAAGCCCGTGGTGGCCGGTACCCGGATCACCGTGGAGGAGATCCTCCGCCGTTTGGCTGCTGGGGAAACACCCGAGGAGGTTCTAGCTGCCCACCCCCGCCTTACGCCAGAGGGTCTAAGGGCAGCGTTGCTCTATGCGGCCGAAACCCTCGGGGCAGAGGTGTACTACCCGGTCCCTGAGAAGGTGGCGTGA
- a CDS encoding DEAD/DEAH box helicase, giving the protein MEFKDFPLKDEIKEALLRRGITAPTPIQAAALPLALEGKDLIGQARTGTGKTLAFALPIAQALEASKERGRLPRALVLTPTRELALQVSGELQAVAPHLKVVTVYGGTGYGKQKEELARGADVVVATPGRALDYLRQGALDLSQVRIAVLDEADEMLSMGFEEEVEAILSATPKERQTLLFSATLPSWAKKLAERYMKSPVVINVVREEGITYQEEAIPAPGDRLSLLSDILFVKAPKRAIVFTRTKAETEEVATGLLRLGHPARAIHGDLSQTDRERVMRAFREGEVRVLVATDVAARGLDIPEVDLVVHYRFPDKPETYQHRSGRTGRAGRGGEVVILYGPRERRELSELERAVGRTFKRVNPPTPEEVLEAKWHHLLARLARVPERDYKLYQDFASRLFAEGRVEVVAALMALLLGGAPKEKSLLTGEEGWLTFKATGPRLTLPRLVALLKEAGLEVGKIAQGEEGFYVDLRPQDLPRLSEVQGVKLERAKRVEVLPEAYAGAASRGGSPRGRRTSRF; this is encoded by the coding sequence ATGGAGTTCAAAGACTTTCCCCTGAAGGACGAGATTAAGGAAGCCCTTTTGCGCCGGGGTATCACCGCCCCCACCCCCATCCAGGCGGCGGCCTTGCCCCTGGCCCTCGAGGGCAAGGACCTCATCGGCCAGGCCCGCACGGGCACCGGCAAGACCCTGGCCTTTGCCCTGCCCATTGCCCAGGCCCTGGAGGCCTCCAAGGAGCGGGGCCGCCTCCCCAGGGCCTTGGTGCTGACCCCCACCCGGGAGCTGGCCCTCCAGGTTTCCGGGGAGTTGCAGGCGGTGGCCCCCCACCTCAAGGTGGTCACGGTGTACGGGGGCACGGGCTACGGCAAGCAGAAGGAGGAGCTGGCCCGGGGCGCCGATGTGGTGGTGGCCACCCCGGGGCGGGCCCTGGACTACTTGCGGCAAGGGGCCTTGGACCTCTCCCAGGTGCGGATCGCCGTCTTGGACGAGGCCGACGAGATGCTCTCCATGGGCTTTGAGGAGGAGGTGGAGGCCATCCTCTCCGCCACCCCCAAGGAGCGCCAGACCCTTCTCTTCTCCGCCACCCTGCCCTCTTGGGCCAAGAAGCTGGCGGAGCGGTACATGAAAAGCCCGGTGGTCATCAACGTGGTGCGGGAGGAGGGCATCACCTACCAGGAGGAGGCCATTCCCGCCCCTGGGGACCGCCTTTCCCTCCTGTCCGATATCCTTTTTGTCAAGGCCCCCAAGCGGGCCATCGTCTTCACCCGTACCAAGGCGGAAACCGAGGAGGTGGCCACGGGGCTTCTTCGCCTCGGGCATCCGGCGCGGGCCATCCACGGGGATCTTTCCCAGACGGACCGGGAAAGGGTCATGAGGGCCTTTCGGGAAGGGGAAGTAAGGGTTCTGGTGGCCACGGATGTGGCCGCCCGGGGCCTGGATATCCCCGAGGTGGATCTGGTGGTGCACTACCGCTTCCCCGACAAGCCGGAAACCTACCAGCACCGTTCGGGGCGCACGGGCAGGGCCGGGCGGGGGGGTGAGGTGGTGATCCTCTACGGCCCCCGGGAAAGGCGGGAGCTTTCCGAGCTGGAAAGGGCCGTGGGTCGCACCTTCAAGCGGGTGAATCCCCCCACGCCCGAGGAAGTCCTCGAGGCCAAGTGGCACCATCTCCTGGCCCGTCTGGCCCGGGTACCCGAGAGGGACTACAAGCTGTACCAGGATTTCGCCAGCCGTCTGTTCGCCGAGGGGCGGGTGGAGGTGGTGGCGGCCCTCATGGCCCTTCTCCTGGGCGGGGCACCCAAGGAGAAAAGCCTTCTTACCGGCGAGGAGGGCTGGCTTACCTTCAAGGCCACGGGACCCAGGCTCACCCTGCCCCGGTTGGTGGCCCTCTTGAAGGAAGCGGGCCTCGAGGTGGGCAAGATCGCCCAGGGAGAGGAGGGCTTTTACGTGGACCTCCGCCCCCAGGACCTGCCGAGGCTTTCCGAGGTGCAGGGGGTGAAGCTGGAAAGGGCTAAGCGGGTGGAGGTTCTCCCGGAAGCCTATGCGGGCGCTGCCTCCCGGGGGGGATCGCCTCGAGGCCGCCGCACCAGCCGCTTCTAA
- the glp gene encoding gephyrin-like molybdotransferase Glp: MRTGISVEEALELVLAEAKGELPVEEVPLKEAYGRVLAEDLVSLVDHPDQDDTAIDGYACREEDTLGASRENPVRLRVIGESPAGRPFAGRVGKGEAVAVYTGAPIPEGADAVIRVEDTRREGDYVLLFAPASPKDIRPQGDDLRKGEVYLRRGDLLTPGRLGLAAAMGYPRLKVFRRPRVGILSTGDEVVEPGEPLPFGGVYNSNAYSLLGLVQEAGGEPVLLGKVEDRPETVLEKLEAAGPLDLLLTSGGVSMGEYDVVRKVLETAGEVVFWKVKQQPGGPLLLARLGGLPILGLPGNPVSSMVTFFLYGRPFLFRLQRRTDPPYRSLEARVLTPFKGAQGKKVFRRGVLSFEGELVVRTTGSQSSGVLRSMALGNALVVLPPDRDAREGERVEVIPLTFVL, from the coding sequence ATGCGCACGGGCATCAGCGTGGAGGAAGCGTTGGAGCTGGTCCTGGCGGAGGCCAAAGGGGAGCTTCCCGTGGAGGAGGTACCCCTGAAGGAAGCCTATGGCCGCGTCCTGGCGGAGGACCTGGTTTCCTTGGTGGACCACCCCGACCAGGACGACACCGCCATAGATGGCTACGCCTGCCGAGAGGAGGACACCCTGGGGGCGAGCCGGGAGAACCCGGTGCGCCTCAGGGTCATCGGGGAGTCGCCGGCGGGAAGGCCCTTTGCCGGACGGGTGGGGAAGGGGGAGGCGGTGGCCGTTTACACCGGAGCTCCCATTCCGGAGGGCGCGGATGCCGTTATCCGGGTGGAGGACACCCGGCGGGAAGGGGATTACGTGCTCCTCTTCGCCCCGGCGAGCCCCAAGGACATTCGGCCCCAGGGGGATGACCTCAGGAAGGGAGAAGTGTACCTGCGTCGGGGGGACCTCCTCACCCCGGGAAGGCTGGGCCTGGCGGCGGCCATGGGCTATCCGCGCCTTAAGGTCTTCCGGCGCCCCCGCGTGGGCATCCTTTCCACGGGGGATGAGGTGGTGGAGCCAGGGGAGCCCCTGCCCTTTGGGGGGGTTTATAACTCCAACGCCTACAGCCTTCTGGGATTGGTGCAGGAGGCGGGGGGTGAGCCCGTCCTTTTGGGCAAGGTGGAGGACAGGCCGGAAACCGTGTTGGAGAAGCTGGAGGCGGCAGGGCCCCTGGACCTCCTCCTTACCTCCGGGGGGGTATCCATGGGGGAGTACGATGTGGTGCGTAAGGTTTTGGAGACAGCGGGGGAAGTGGTCTTCTGGAAGGTGAAGCAGCAGCCTGGGGGGCCCCTGCTCCTGGCCCGTTTGGGTGGGCTTCCCATCCTTGGGCTTCCGGGAAACCCGGTTTCCAGCATGGTTACCTTCTTCCTCTACGGCAGACCCTTCCTCTTCCGGCTCCAGCGCCGCACCGACCCCCCTTACCGCTCCCTCGAGGCCAGGGTCCTTACCCCCTTTAAGGGCGCCCAGGGCAAAAAGGTCTTCCGCCGCGGGGTGCTCTCCTTTGAAGGGGAGCTTGTGGTGCGCACCACCGGGAGCCAGTCCAGCGGGGTCTTGCGCTCCATGGCCCTGGGCAACGCCCTGGTGGTCCTCCCCCCCGACCGGGATGCCAGGGAAGGGGAAAGGGTGGAGGTCATTCCCTTGACATTCGTGCTCTAG
- a CDS encoding MFS transporter, with the protein MKYILGSPAYRFLAASFLWSFGANLIYFFLNFHLEGLGYGRQAIGLAQALLLLVGVVSALPLAYLIPRLGYRKSFLLALALAVGSGLLLGFGLLVFPSLAGYGLAGALVQGAGAPLMARLIPAERRVSLFSLQAALTTASGFFSTLLAGALSEWVGARWVILFALPFFLLTLPFLVGLPEGQGTPPRLRGRFGIWLRLFLPQAVIGFGAGLVIPFLNLYLREKFGLSYGTMGLVFALSALATGVAMLLQPLLVRRLGKLGAIVFVQALSLPFMAILAWVPWLPLVTVALLIRGALMNAAGPVYAALVMDYLEEDERPGFFLMESALWSLLFALGSALSGVVQEAWGLGAFNYLFALTLGLYAVGIALWPWTFGRLRAVYRESSS; encoded by the coding sequence GTGAAGTATATACTCGGTTCACCAGCTTATCGCTTCCTCGCGGCCAGCTTCCTCTGGTCCTTCGGGGCTAACCTCATCTACTTTTTCCTGAACTTTCACCTCGAGGGCCTGGGCTATGGTCGCCAGGCCATAGGGCTTGCCCAGGCCCTGCTTCTTCTGGTGGGCGTGGTTTCTGCCCTCCCTCTGGCCTACCTCATCCCCCGCCTGGGTTACCGGAAGAGCTTTCTTCTGGCTTTGGCCCTGGCGGTGGGAAGCGGGCTTCTTTTGGGGTTTGGTCTGCTGGTGTTCCCCTCGTTGGCGGGGTACGGGCTGGCGGGAGCCTTGGTGCAGGGGGCGGGGGCACCTCTCATGGCCCGGTTGATCCCTGCCGAGAGGCGGGTTTCCCTTTTCAGCCTGCAGGCGGCCTTGACCACTGCCTCGGGCTTTTTCTCCACCCTTTTGGCCGGTGCCCTTTCCGAATGGGTGGGGGCCAGGTGGGTGATCCTCTTCGCCCTTCCCTTTTTCCTCCTGACGCTTCCCTTTCTGGTTGGCCTTCCCGAAGGGCAGGGAACACCCCCCAGGCTGAGGGGGCGGTTTGGGATTTGGCTGCGCCTCTTTTTGCCCCAGGCGGTGATCGGGTTTGGGGCCGGGCTGGTCATCCCCTTCTTGAACCTGTACCTTCGGGAAAAGTTTGGCCTCAGCTACGGAACCATGGGGCTGGTCTTCGCCCTTTCCGCCTTGGCTACTGGGGTAGCTATGTTGCTCCAGCCCCTTCTGGTGCGCCGGCTTGGGAAACTGGGGGCCATCGTGTTCGTGCAGGCCTTGTCCCTGCCCTTTATGGCCATCCTGGCCTGGGTGCCTTGGCTACCCCTGGTTACCGTGGCCCTCCTCATCCGGGGAGCCCTTATGAACGCTGCCGGGCCTGTGTACGCCGCCTTGGTGATGGACTACCTGGAGGAAGACGAGCGCCCGGGCTTCTTCCTGATGGAGTCCGCCCTCTGGAGCCTTCTCTTTGCCTTGGGGAGTGCCTTGTCCGGTGTGGTGCAGGAGGCCTGGGGCCTTGGCGCCTTCAACTACCTCTTTGCCCTTACCCTGGGCCTTTACGCCGTGGGGATCGCCCTTTGGCCCTGGACCTTTGGCCGCTTGCGGGCCGTTTACCGGGAATCTTCTTCCTGA
- the nth gene encoding endonuclease III: MGCPKEGQKEKKARALAILKALKAAYPGAKTELKHNNPYQLLVATVLSAQATDKSVNEATPALFARFPDPQALAKATPEEVEPYIRRIGLYRTKAKNLVALARRLVEEHGGKVPRDKKALMKLPGVGWKTATVVLGAAFGVPGIAVDTHVARLAKRLCLSLAKAPERIGADLEALFPKEEWVFVHHALVLHGRYVCLARRPRCGACSLAPYCPSRQG, encoded by the coding sequence GTGGGTTGCCCTAAGGAAGGGCAAAAGGAGAAGAAAGCGCGGGCCTTGGCCATCCTGAAGGCCCTTAAGGCGGCGTATCCGGGGGCTAAAACGGAGCTAAAGCACAATAATCCCTACCAGCTTTTGGTGGCCACGGTGCTTTCCGCCCAGGCCACGGACAAAAGCGTAAACGAGGCCACCCCGGCCCTCTTTGCCCGTTTCCCCGACCCCCAGGCCCTGGCCAAGGCGACTCCCGAGGAGGTGGAGCCCTATATCCGGCGCATCGGCCTTTACCGCACCAAGGCCAAAAACCTGGTGGCCCTGGCCCGGAGGCTGGTGGAGGAGCATGGGGGGAAGGTACCACGGGATAAAAAAGCCCTGATGAAGTTGCCCGGGGTGGGTTGGAAGACGGCCACCGTGGTCCTGGGAGCGGCCTTCGGCGTGCCGGGCATCGCCGTGGACACCCATGTGGCCCGCCTGGCGAAGCGGCTTTGCCTTTCCCTGGCCAAGGCTCCCGAAAGGATCGGGGCCGACCTGGAGGCCCTTTTCCCCAAGGAGGAGTGGGTGTTCGTCCACCACGCCCTGGTCCTTCACGGGCGGTACGTGTGCCTGGCCCGTAGGCCCCGGTGCGGGGCCTGTTCCCTGGCGCCTTACTGCCCAAGCCGGCAGGGGTAG
- a CDS encoding ASCH domain-containing protein, translating into MEKPKLGLIVREPYASFIVDGRKTWEIRKRQTRHRGPLGIITGGYLIGQADLLDVQGPFTVEELLAHPEKHLAEEAFLRAYAGEQPLYAWVLHNAFRYEKPLFVPKKPGRVMFVDLSEVWP; encoded by the coding sequence GTGGAAAAGCCCAAGCTGGGCCTCATCGTGCGGGAGCCCTACGCCAGCTTCATCGTGGACGGAAGGAAGACCTGGGAGATCCGCAAACGCCAGACCCGACACCGGGGTCCCTTGGGGATCATCACCGGAGGGTATCTCATCGGCCAGGCGGACCTGCTGGACGTGCAGGGCCCCTTCACCGTGGAGGAGCTTCTGGCCCACCCGGAAAAGCACCTGGCGGAGGAGGCCTTTCTCAGGGCCTATGCCGGGGAACAGCCCCTTTACGCCTGGGTTTTGCACAACGCCTTCCGCTACGAAAAACCCCTCTTCGTACCCAAAAAGCCCGGTAGGGTCATGTTCGTGGATCTTTCCGAGGTATGGCCATAA